In Dama dama isolate Ldn47 chromosome 22, ASM3311817v1, whole genome shotgun sequence, the genomic window GGGTACTTTTTCAGAGTTCACAAATTCTTCATTTTTCCAAACCAAAACATGGAAGAACTGAGAAGTAAGTTATTAAGGCTCAGTAACCCTGAGGTCATATTATGCAAGGGGCATGTTGCGGCCATACTACAACATGTTCCACTGGTTTATGGGGCACTGTTTGAGGCTTCTAGGAAAACATGGGAGAAACAGTCCAGAGGGTTAAGGATGGTCTGGTTTGACTCTGGACTAGCTCCATTTAGAAGGTCTGGTCCCAAGAAGGTCTGCTCCCAAGCCCAGAATGACACCACAATGCAGCCCTCTGACATAAGCTTTTAAGTCTGCTTGCCACATAATCAGTATCCTAACGTCTCCTAGCAGTGGTCCAAGGTAATAACATTATCCTCAATGTAAAATTGCCTATTTATAGTCACTGTCTCTACCACCAGCACCAGCAGAACCTGAGCTGAGAGGAAACCACAGTTCTCACTCCCTAGAGCAGCCCTTTCCAACCATCTGTTAAAAACATGGTGGATTACTACCAAGTTCTAGGATTGCAGAGACATGCTTCACCTGAGGATATTAAAAAGGCTTATCGAAAAGTGGCACTTAAATGGCACCTGGATAAAAatccagaaaacaaagaagaagccGAGAGAAAATTCAAAGAAGTAGCTGAGGCATATGAGGTATTATCACATGATGAAAAACGGGACATTTACGATAAATATGGCAAAGAGGGATTAAATGGTGAAGGTGGAAGTGATTTCGATGATTCTTCTGAATATGGCTTCACATTCCGTAAGCCAGATGAtgtctttaaagaaatttttggTGAAAGGGacccattttcatttcatttctttgaagacTCACTTGAAGACCTTTTAAATAATTCAAGGAGCTCCTATGGAAGCAGAAACAGAGGTGCAAGatcctttttctctacatccagtgaatatccagttttTGAGAGATTTTCTTCATATGACACAGGATATACACCATTTGGTTCACTGGGCCACGAGGgactttattcattttcttccctGGCATTTGATGATAGTGGGATGGACAACTACGTTACTGTTACAACTTCAGATAAGACTGTTAATGGCAGAAATACCAATACAAAAAGAATTATTGAGGATGACCTAGAAAGAGATGAAGACAATGATGAGTTGAAGTCCTTTCTTTCAAATGGTGTGGCAGATGAAGAGGGCTTTGCTGAAGAATGCAGTTGGAGAAGACAATCATTCAACAATTATTCACAAAAGTCCTGCAGCCCCAAACATGCAGTGATGAGCAGGGTATAACCTGGGTCACCAACAACTGGAATCCCTCTATTTTCTCAGCAGGATTCAAAGAAGatggtaagagaaaaaaaaagaagcataaagAAGTACAGAAGAAGTAGTCAACTAAGAGGAATCGTTAAATTGATTCTTCAGACACATTGTGTTCATACAACATTTGAACACAActctctgtgtgtttctgttaATCAGTTTTGTAGATGATATTGGTTTAATACTACACTAAGATTATGTTTTTAATGTGCTTAGCAGGCTTGTAGACATCTGATGAGTGGTTGTTTGGATTAGAACAAGATGGTTAGAAAGAGATGAACTGTGGTGACAGTGATATTAAGAGTTTAGAAAACGGCAaagattattttactttttgtttttgagataaATGCTTATATGGGCCTCCCTCATaactgagttggtaaagaatctgcctgcaatgcagcagaccccagttcgattcatgggttgggaagatctgctgcagaagggataggctacccactccagtattcttgggtttcccttatgactcaactggtaaagaatctgcctgcaatgcttatatattatataaatcatataaatGCTTATATATTATGAAGTTTTTCTTTAGTCAAGTCTATATAATCATTCCTTTGATCTAATTAAAGCTACTTTACAGACTTCTGACATACATAAAGCATTAGCagctaaaaatgtattaaaacacAGGGGTTCAGTCTACATAGTTATTAATGAGATGACTTTTTTCAATGATCACAGAGCACTTCATACACAATTTAAgacattataaattaaaaatgaaagtataaaagcattttaagttaaaaatagcTACACTTATATCTGGATGCCTATGTTCAAAGCTCacttattcacaacagccaagaggtGGGGCCAATCCAAATGTCAACTGACGGATggatagataaaataaaatatttatacacatagGCATACACAGAGGCTGAATAGGATACTATCCAGCCTTAGAAAGTAAGGAAACCTTGTCacatgtgacaacatggatgaactttgagacattatgattctacttatatgaggtatctaaagtCAAATTCATAGCAACAGAAAGCGGAAATGCGGATACCAGGGGCtgcagggaggaagagaaagcacTGTCAGTGGATACAGATTTagatttgcaagatgaaaaagttctggagatctttTCAcaactgtttatttaaaaattattaacatggagggaggtgggaggggggatcgggattgggaatacatgtaaatccatggctgattcatatcaatgtatgacaaaacccactggaaaaaaataataataataataaaaaaaaaattaaaaaaaaaataaaaaaataaaaattattaacatgGTAAATTTgatgttacatgtattttacaaACTCTCTCCAAGTGGCCCAGACATGAGACTTATTAGCTTTTAACCGGcaaccgggcttcccaggtggtgctagtggtaaagaactcagctgccaacgcaggagacctaagacatgcaggtttgatccctgggt contains:
- the DNAJB7 gene encoding dnaJ homolog subfamily B member 7, which produces MVDYYQVLGLQRHASPEDIKKAYRKVALKWHLDKNPENKEEAERKFKEVAEAYEVLSHDEKRDIYDKYGKEGLNGEGGSDFDDSSEYGFTFRKPDDVFKEIFGERDPFSFHFFEDSLEDLLNNSRSSYGSRNRGARSFFSTSSEYPVFERFSSYDTGYTPFGSLGHEGLYSFSSLAFDDSGMDNYVTVTTSDKTVNGRNTNTKRIIEDDLERDEDNDELKSFLSNGVADEEGFAEECSWRRQSFNNYSQKSCSPKHAVMSRV